A window of the Streptomyces luomodiensis genome harbors these coding sequences:
- a CDS encoding IS5 family transposase (programmed frameshift) produces the protein MVRRHELTDQEWELLAPLIPRAATGRPRVEDRQVVNGMVYKIRTGISWRDLPERYGPWKTVYTRFRRYALDGVFTRALQQIQAHADAAGDIDWLVQIDSTIVRAHQHAAATGRKGGGIGDEPDDHALGRSRGGLTTKIHLACDGKGRPLAILVTPGQRHDSVCARPLLERIRVPRTGLGRPRCKPGQVIADKAYSSRGFRAYLRRRGIAHTIPEKTDQRRHRLRRGGHGGRPPGFDRETYRRRNMIERCFNRLKGFRGIATRYEKTATSYEAAVTLASFLLWARSV, from the exons GTGGTACGTCGTCATGAACTCACTGATCAGGAGTGGGAGTTACTCGCTCCGCTGATACCCCGGGCTGCGACGGGGCGTCCTCGCGTGGAGGACCGGCAGGTCGTCAACGGGATGGTCTACAAGATCCGCACCGGGATCTCCTGGCGTGACTTGCCGGAACGCTACGGGCCGTGGAAGACCGTGTACACCCGCTTCCGCCGCTACGCCCTCGACGGAGTCTTCACACGGGCCCTGCAGCAGATCCAAGCCCACGCCGACGCGGCCGGCGACATCGACTGGCTCGTCCAGATCGACTCCACCATCGTCCGCGCCCACCAGCACGCCGCCGCCACCGGCCGAAAAGGGGGCGGCATCGGC GACGAACCGGACGATCACGCCCTCGGCCGATCCCGAGGCGGGCTGACGACCAAGATTCACCTCGCCTGCGACGGCAAGGGCCGCCCGCTCGCGATCCTGGTGACGCCCGGCCAACGCCACGACAGTGTCTGCGCACGCCCTCTGCTGGAACGGATCCGTGTTCCCCGCACCGGCCTGGGCCGGCCTCGGTGCAAGCCCGGCCAGGTCATCGCAGACAAGGCTTACAGCTCCCGCGGCTTCCGTGCCTACCTGCGAAGACGCGGCATCGCGCACACCATCCCCGAGAAGACCGACCAGCGACGGCACCGGCTGAGACGCGGAGGCCACGGCGGACGACCGCCAGGGTTCGACCGGGAGACCTACCGGCGGCGCAACATGATCGAGCGCTGCTTCAACCGGCTCAAGGGCTTCCGCGGGATCGCCACCAGATACGAGAAGACCGCCACTTCCTACGAAGCGGCGGTCACCCTCGCATCGTTCCTGCTCTGGGCAAGATCCGTTTGA
- a CDS encoding alpha/beta hydrolase fold domain-containing protein, which translates to MAVSDYALDPELAPILEAMIQAANGPLLDFSDVPALRARLRAAETPADAHSNAQNLADPRVNVETVQIARDDGSLLDIVLFRPSDQPDSSDASGPSGRQAEDRPKPALLWFHAGGQVLGSAHEDAPYHASLALALDCVLAAVDYRLAPETEAPGAAEDGYLAYTYLREHATHLGIAPDRIGLAGASGGGAPAAAIALMARDRHYPAPCLLALSYPMLDDRNETQSSHEILDLGIVDRDQNLHAWSAVLGDRAGAPDLHPYCAPARATDLADLPPTFVAAAQFDVFRDENVDFARKLIAAGVPVDLHVYAGAFHAWDRFAPKAALTASFEQTWHTFLRRRLHG; encoded by the coding sequence ATGGCGGTCTCCGACTACGCACTCGACCCCGAGCTCGCCCCGATACTCGAGGCGATGATCCAGGCGGCGAACGGGCCACTGCTCGACTTCTCCGACGTGCCCGCACTGCGCGCCCGACTGCGCGCCGCCGAAACGCCGGCTGATGCGCACTCCAATGCGCAGAATCTGGCCGACCCGCGCGTGAACGTCGAAACCGTGCAGATCGCGCGCGACGACGGGTCCCTTCTCGACATCGTGCTGTTCCGTCCGTCCGATCAGCCCGACTCGTCCGATGCATCCGGTCCGTCCGGTCGGCAAGCCGAGGACCGTCCGAAGCCCGCACTGCTCTGGTTCCACGCCGGCGGCCAAGTGCTCGGAAGCGCGCACGAAGACGCGCCCTACCACGCCTCGCTCGCCCTGGCACTCGACTGCGTGCTCGCCGCCGTCGACTACCGCCTCGCCCCCGAGACCGAGGCTCCCGGCGCCGCCGAGGACGGATATCTGGCGTACACCTACCTACGCGAGCACGCCACGCATCTCGGCATCGCACCCGACCGCATCGGCCTCGCCGGCGCGAGCGGCGGCGGCGCCCCCGCGGCCGCGATCGCCCTGATGGCCCGCGACCGTCACTACCCGGCGCCGTGTCTGCTGGCCCTGAGCTACCCCATGCTCGACGACCGCAACGAGACCCAGTCGAGCCACGAGATCCTCGACCTCGGCATTGTCGACCGCGACCAGAATCTGCACGCCTGGTCCGCCGTCCTCGGCGACCGGGCCGGCGCGCCCGACCTGCACCCGTACTGCGCCCCGGCCCGCGCCACCGACCTGGCCGACCTGCCCCCCACCTTCGTCGCCGCCGCCCAGTTCGACGTCTTCCGCGACGAGAACGTCGACTTCGCCCGGAAGCTGATCGCCGCAGGCGTGCCAGTCGACCTGCACGTCTACGCCGGCGCCTTCCACGCCTGGGACCGCTTCGCCCCCAAGGCAGCGCTGACCGCCTCCTTCGAGCAGACCTGGCACACCTTCCTGCGACGCCGATTGCACGGTTAG
- a CDS encoding TetR/AcrR family transcriptional regulator, with the protein MARWQPGAAQRLVVAAVDLFTEQGYDATTVTQIAERAGVTKSTFFRHFSDKRELLVAGQETLSRLLADGITEAPASASPLQAVAAGLERASSAMGPANRELGPRLKAAVAASTELQERDALKSVGLAAAMTAALIARGVPEPTAHLAGELGVLAFKRGYAQWSESDRDDTEGLAPHALAALEDLRAASASLG; encoded by the coding sequence ATGGCTAGATGGCAACCAGGAGCGGCCCAGCGGCTCGTCGTCGCGGCCGTCGACCTGTTCACCGAGCAGGGGTACGACGCCACCACGGTGACGCAGATCGCCGAGCGCGCCGGCGTCACCAAGAGCACCTTCTTCCGGCACTTCTCCGACAAGCGCGAGCTGCTGGTCGCCGGCCAGGAGACGCTCAGCAGGCTGCTCGCCGACGGCATCACCGAGGCCCCTGCGAGCGCCAGCCCGCTCCAGGCGGTGGCGGCCGGTCTCGAGCGCGCGTCAAGCGCCATGGGGCCAGCGAACCGCGAACTCGGCCCGCGCCTCAAAGCAGCCGTGGCAGCCAGCACCGAACTCCAAGAGCGCGACGCCCTCAAGAGCGTCGGTCTCGCGGCCGCCATGACAGCCGCGCTCATCGCCCGCGGCGTCCCCGAGCCGACCGCGCACCTCGCGGGCGAGCTGGGAGTCCTCGCGTTCAAGCGAGGCTACGCCCAGTGGTCCGAAAGCGATCGTGATGACACAGAAGGGCTCGCGCCACATGCACTGGCAGCCCTGGAAGACCTGCGTGCGGCAAGCGCATCGCTGGGCTGA
- a CDS encoding TetR/AcrR family transcriptional regulator C-terminal domain-containing protein, whose translation MATTRLDRTLVVDTALRLLNDVGLEGLTLRRIAKELNVQAPALYWHFKNKQALLDEMSTAMFRRMVASHADLEALTWQERLIEVQRGLRRTLLGYRDGAKVYSGSRFTGTDHAASQEDHLRAFVAAGFTPGAAARATFIAFSFTLGFVIEEQSVEPRPGERMSGYEVAEREARMAAEGYSLAATVSADLFQGYEERFEEGLRAIVAGIEATLAPEAAR comes from the coding sequence ATGGCGACGACGCGACTCGACCGGACCCTCGTGGTGGACACCGCCCTGCGGCTGCTGAACGACGTGGGTCTCGAGGGGCTCACCCTGCGCCGCATCGCCAAGGAGCTGAACGTCCAGGCCCCCGCCCTGTACTGGCACTTCAAGAACAAGCAGGCGCTGCTCGACGAGATGAGCACCGCCATGTTCCGGCGCATGGTCGCGTCGCATGCCGATCTCGAAGCCCTGACCTGGCAGGAGCGGCTCATCGAGGTCCAGCGCGGTCTGCGCCGGACGCTGCTCGGCTACCGCGACGGCGCGAAGGTCTACAGCGGCAGCCGGTTCACCGGAACCGACCACGCCGCGTCACAGGAGGACCATCTGCGCGCCTTCGTCGCGGCGGGCTTCACCCCGGGCGCCGCCGCCCGCGCCACGTTCATCGCGTTCAGCTTCACGCTCGGCTTCGTCATCGAGGAGCAGTCGGTCGAGCCCAGGCCGGGCGAACGGATGTCCGGTTACGAGGTCGCCGAGCGTGAGGCACGCATGGCCGCCGAGGGGTATTCGCTGGCGGCGACGGTGAGCGCGGACCTGTTCCAGGGCTACGAGGAGCGCTTCGAGGAGGGCCTGCGCGCCATCGTGGCGGGCATCGAGGCGACCTTGGCCCCGGAGGCCGCGCGGTAG
- a CDS encoding CoA transferase → MTRSDTSDAPPDAATTHAWTALGGDPALLERVAYRPVSGALSARLPVAELARATVGVCSLAAAELGARRSGGAVPAVRVDEGAVATAFVSERHLRIDGRRPTNFAPLSGFWRAADGWVRTHANYPHHRARLLTALGLSADSGPDDLAAALAARPARAVQETVYAAGGLAVAVARPGESAIPLAGLPLIESRRIGEGAARPLPEAPLPTSGPTSGVLPASGVRVLDLTRVIAGPVATRTLALLGADVLRVDSPRLPEDPDAHADTGFGKRSTALDLAAPEGRRTVDALLADADVVVTGYRPGALDRFGLAPDALLERHPGLIVAQLCAWGWSGPWAGRRGFDSLVQAATGIAAIEADAGAGTDGRPGALPAQALDHGTGYLLAAAVLRALTERQETGGGRHLRLSLAGTASWLMRGIAPAPLGRRADGPAHDPAPWLAETTSDLGKLRYARSPIGLPTGSPTVFPDGPPDWARPPGRLGADEPRWL, encoded by the coding sequence ATGACGAGGAGCGACACGAGCGACGCACCACCGGACGCGGCCACCACCCACGCCTGGACCGCCCTCGGCGGTGATCCGGCGCTGCTGGAGAGGGTGGCGTACCGCCCGGTGAGCGGGGCACTGTCCGCCCGGCTGCCCGTGGCGGAACTGGCCCGCGCCACCGTGGGCGTGTGCTCGCTGGCCGCCGCCGAACTGGGCGCGCGGCGCTCCGGCGGAGCGGTTCCGGCGGTACGGGTCGACGAGGGTGCCGTCGCGACGGCGTTCGTCAGCGAACGGCATCTGCGGATCGACGGCCGCAGGCCCACCAACTTCGCCCCGCTGTCCGGCTTCTGGCGCGCGGCCGACGGCTGGGTGCGCACCCACGCCAACTACCCGCACCACCGAGCCCGGCTGCTCACCGCCCTCGGCCTGTCCGCCGACAGCGGGCCGGACGACCTCGCGGCGGCGCTCGCGGCCCGCCCGGCCCGCGCGGTCCAGGAGACCGTCTACGCGGCGGGCGGACTGGCCGTTGCCGTGGCGCGGCCCGGTGAGAGCGCGATCCCGCTGGCCGGGCTGCCGTTGATCGAGTCCCGGCGGATCGGCGAGGGCGCCGCGCGCCCGCTCCCGGAGGCGCCACTGCCCACGAGCGGGCCCACGAGCGGCGTGCTGCCCGCGAGCGGGGTGCGGGTCCTCGACCTGACCCGGGTCATCGCCGGACCAGTGGCCACCCGCACCCTGGCCCTGCTGGGCGCGGACGTCCTGCGCGTGGACTCCCCACGGCTGCCCGAGGACCCCGACGCCCACGCCGACACCGGTTTCGGCAAGCGTTCCACCGCCCTCGACCTCGCCGCGCCCGAGGGCCGCCGTACCGTCGACGCGCTGCTCGCCGACGCCGATGTGGTGGTCACCGGCTACCGCCCCGGTGCGCTGGACCGCTTCGGCCTCGCCCCGGACGCCCTGCTGGAGCGCCACCCCGGGCTGATCGTCGCCCAGTTGTGCGCCTGGGGCTGGTCCGGGCCGTGGGCCGGGCGGCGCGGTTTCGACAGCCTGGTCCAGGCGGCGACCGGGATCGCCGCGATCGAGGCGGACGCCGGTGCCGGTACCGACGGCCGGCCCGGCGCGCTGCCCGCCCAGGCGCTCGACCACGGCACCGGCTATCTGCTGGCGGCGGCGGTGCTGCGAGCGCTGACCGAACGCCAGGAGACCGGCGGCGGACGCCATCTGCGGCTCTCCCTCGCGGGCACCGCGTCCTGGCTGATGCGGGGCATCGCCCCCGCCCCCCTGGGGCGCCGCGCGGACGGCCCCGCCCACGACCCGGCGCCCTGGCTGGCGGAGACCACCTCCGACCTCGGAAAGCTGCGCTACGCCCGCTCCCCGATCGGCCTCCCGACCGGTTCCCCGACCGTTTTCCCGGACGGTCCGCCGGACTGGGCCCGCCCGCCAGGCCGCCTGGGCGCCGACGAGCCGCGCTGGCTCTGA
- a CDS encoding helix-turn-helix domain-containing protein — translation MTFEPEELRQSRTDLADTLKTLRKRAGITQTRLAQRCNMSQTKISNIEGAKLTPSLVDVELILRALKAPSDLASQVAALARTANTEWQDVWSQRRTGLEKKQNELAGFERSSTEFRYFLLSMVTGLLATPDYVRASLAHISGDHSKAIARKLERQSVLYDTSKRFTFILTEQAVRWPFLPAPAMAMQIDRLASISLLPNIRLGVIPFDAHVPVGPLNTFTIYDARIATVETQTGAMIFRDRRDVSAYLDEFAAYEGFALFGEKCRERLSEWANQCRS, via the coding sequence TTGACGTTTGAGCCGGAAGAGCTGAGGCAGTCCAGAACGGACTTGGCCGACACGCTCAAGACCCTCCGCAAGCGGGCCGGGATCACACAGACCCGGCTCGCTCAGCGTTGCAATATGTCCCAGACGAAGATCAGCAATATCGAAGGAGCGAAGCTAACGCCGAGCCTTGTCGATGTAGAGCTGATTCTCCGCGCTCTGAAGGCACCGTCCGACCTCGCCTCCCAGGTGGCGGCCCTTGCTCGTACCGCAAACACCGAATGGCAAGACGTCTGGTCCCAGCGCCGCACCGGTCTGGAGAAGAAACAAAATGAACTTGCCGGGTTCGAACGTTCTTCTACAGAGTTTCGGTACTTCCTCCTGTCCATGGTGACTGGCCTGCTGGCGACCCCAGACTATGTGAGGGCAAGCCTCGCTCACATCTCAGGAGATCACAGCAAGGCGATCGCCAGGAAGCTGGAGCGGCAGTCGGTCCTGTACGACACGTCGAAGCGTTTCACGTTCATCCTGACCGAACAGGCCGTACGCTGGCCGTTCCTTCCTGCCCCTGCCATGGCTATGCAGATCGACCGACTGGCGTCGATCAGCCTGCTGCCGAACATTCGCCTCGGAGTCATCCCCTTCGACGCCCATGTCCCGGTGGGCCCGTTGAACACCTTCACCATCTATGACGCGCGAATCGCCACAGTTGAGACGCAGACGGGCGCGATGATTTTCCGGGACCGTCGGGATGTGTCGGCGTACCTGGATGAGTTCGCAGCATATGAAGGATTCGCCTTGTTCGGGGAGAAGTGCAGAGAACGGCTGTCCGAATGGGCCAACCAGTGCCGCTCATGA
- a CDS encoding MarR family winged helix-turn-helix transcriptional regulator: MSELYQLGRRLAEIALEGMGAHALNLAPGEFLVLQDLFLHPGSAVGDIAKRTGLAQSRVSTSVRSLAGRNWVTTAADPADGRKTLVDLTEAIRTASEQRRAAQADNALTTALAEVDDKERDTLLSALARLHQLLVVDHPPRRFPDTATPPTGR; the protein is encoded by the coding sequence ATGAGTGAGCTGTACCAACTCGGCCGCCGCCTGGCAGAGATCGCCCTCGAAGGCATGGGCGCCCACGCACTCAACCTCGCCCCCGGCGAGTTCCTGGTCCTCCAGGACCTCTTCCTGCACCCTGGCAGTGCCGTAGGCGACATCGCCAAGCGCACCGGCCTCGCTCAAAGCCGCGTCTCCACCAGCGTGCGGTCCCTGGCCGGCCGAAACTGGGTGACCACCGCCGCCGACCCCGCCGACGGCCGTAAAACCCTGGTCGACCTCACCGAGGCCATCCGCACCGCCAGCGAACAGCGCCGCGCCGCACAGGCCGACAATGCCCTGACCACCGCCCTGGCCGAGGTGGACGACAAGGAACGAGACACCCTCCTCTCCGCACTCGCCCGCCTCCATCAACTCCTCGTCGTAGACCATCCACCGCGCCGGTTCCCTGACACGGCCACACCTCCAACCGGCCGGTAG
- a CDS encoding transposase family protein: MIVTGFHASRAHKLTSGQKTANRVIAVGRAPVEHGFAHLKNWRILTKLRTAPARATCLLRALLVLTNLEVTR, translated from the coding sequence GTGATCGTCACCGGCTTCCATGCCAGCCGCGCCCACAAGCTCACCTCCGGCCAGAAGACCGCCAACCGCGTCATCGCTGTCGGGCGGGCACCGGTCGAGCACGGCTTCGCCCACCTCAAGAACTGGCGGATCCTCACCAAGCTCCGTACCGCCCCTGCCCGCGCCACCTGCCTCCTGCGTGCCCTGCTCGTCCTGACGAACCTCGAAGTCACTCGCTGA
- a CDS encoding XRE family transcriptional regulator — protein MLWPKAVRDRLKTGGDRELVHIYAYRSACPSTVWADLIAGATEDLFFAGFTSYFLWTQVPALPEILRRKAESGCRVRFLLGDPEGAVTRQREAIEDVALTVSTRVRMTLEQLAKIGEVQGLEARFSASADAMNHVSLSVFRFDDEALVTPHLARLVGHDSPLMHLRRHGDEGMFSRFAEHAEELWTGGVPVPGTPSSAPR, from the coding sequence ATGCTGTGGCCGAAAGCTGTGAGGGACCGGCTGAAGACCGGCGGTGACCGGGAACTCGTCCACATTTACGCATACAGGTCTGCCTGTCCCTCAACGGTCTGGGCTGATCTGATCGCCGGGGCGACCGAGGACCTGTTCTTCGCCGGTTTCACGTCCTACTTCCTCTGGACACAGGTACCTGCTCTTCCCGAAATCCTTCGGAGGAAGGCAGAGAGCGGTTGCCGAGTTCGCTTCCTGCTTGGCGATCCGGAGGGGGCGGTGACCCGACAGCGGGAAGCCATCGAGGACGTTGCCCTGACGGTCTCCACACGCGTCAGGATGACCCTGGAGCAACTCGCCAAGATAGGTGAGGTGCAGGGACTGGAAGCGCGGTTCTCCGCGTCGGCGGATGCCATGAATCACGTCTCCCTGTCGGTCTTCCGCTTTGACGACGAGGCACTCGTCACGCCACATCTGGCGCGGCTCGTGGGCCATGATTCGCCATTGATGCATCTGCGGCGCCATGGTGACGAGGGGATGTTCTCTCGCTTCGCGGAACACGCGGAGGAGTTGTGGACCGGTGGTGTCCCCGTTCCAGGGACTCCATCGTCCGCGCCGCGATAG
- a CDS encoding acyltransferase family protein produces MSAPPAPDAGPISSAAATAPTPTPPRAPDDALERSAEQTAKAAARGGGHPVRLRALDGLRLLAALMVAAYHYGGRSGEISQAWGTSPREQFPTLSGYFAYGCLGVQIFFVISGFVICMSGWGRPLRSFFASRVSRLYPAYWVAIILVTAVFALPWVAYEAVSPSDALVNLTMLQQPLGAHRVLGVCWTLWAELRFYALFALFVVLPGASRHRVVLFCAVWTLGAAFAEAANLPLLDVVLMPEYASYFIGGMGIYLLHRFGHDALAWGIVGISFLIGQHYAIGELWHPANVNAFSYRSATAIIAIVAFGYLAVTLIALGKLNWANWRWLTLAGALTYPFYLVHEHLGWVVVGVLHRKLGIPSYATFALTVLLMLALAWVLYRFVEQRLTPVIKRSLTTVRL; encoded by the coding sequence ATGAGCGCCCCGCCCGCCCCCGACGCGGGGCCGATATCGTCCGCGGCGGCGACGGCTCCCACGCCGACGCCGCCGCGCGCCCCCGACGACGCCCTGGAGAGATCCGCCGAGCAGACCGCCAAGGCGGCCGCACGCGGCGGCGGCCATCCGGTGCGGCTGCGCGCGCTGGACGGGCTGCGCCTGCTCGCCGCGCTCATGGTGGCCGCGTACCACTACGGCGGCCGCAGCGGCGAGATCAGCCAGGCCTGGGGCACCTCGCCCCGCGAGCAGTTCCCCACCCTCTCCGGCTACTTCGCCTACGGCTGCCTCGGCGTCCAGATCTTCTTCGTCATCAGCGGCTTCGTCATCTGCATGAGCGGATGGGGACGGCCGCTGCGCTCCTTCTTCGCCTCGCGCGTCTCCCGCCTCTACCCCGCCTACTGGGTCGCGATCATCCTGGTCACCGCCGTCTTCGCGCTCCCCTGGGTCGCCTACGAGGCGGTCTCGCCCAGCGACGCGCTGGTCAACCTGACCATGCTCCAGCAGCCGCTCGGCGCGCACCGGGTGCTGGGCGTGTGCTGGACCCTGTGGGCGGAGCTGCGCTTCTACGCCCTCTTCGCACTGTTCGTGGTGCTCCCGGGCGCCAGCCGGCACCGGGTGGTGCTGTTCTGCGCCGTCTGGACCCTGGGCGCGGCGTTCGCCGAGGCGGCGAACCTGCCGCTGCTGGACGTCGTCCTGATGCCCGAGTACGCCTCGTACTTCATCGGCGGCATGGGCATCTACCTGCTCCACCGCTTCGGCCACGACGCCCTGGCCTGGGGCATCGTCGGGATCAGCTTCCTGATCGGCCAGCACTACGCGATCGGCGAACTGTGGCACCCGGCGAACGTCAACGCCTTCTCCTACCGCTCGGCCACCGCCATCATCGCCATCGTCGCCTTCGGCTACCTGGCGGTCACCCTGATCGCGCTCGGCAAGCTCAACTGGGCGAACTGGCGCTGGCTGACCCTGGCGGGCGCGCTGACCTACCCGTTCTACCTGGTCCACGAGCATCTGGGCTGGGTGGTCGTGGGAGTGCTCCACCGCAAGCTGGGCATCCCGTCCTACGCGACGTTCGCCCTGACCGTGCTGCTGATGCTGGCCCTCGCCTGGGTGCTCTACCGCTTCGTCGAACAGCGGCTCACCCCAGTGATCAAACGCTCGCTGACCACGGTCCGGCTGTAG
- a CDS encoding DUF6879 family protein: MLLEGEAWQAKFRDFRSEAWRLETLPAYKVPQEEEEIRAYLAGERIDPHAHSNEYTEDLKRVRREGKSKGRVHIVTRPLSTYLRYEFMYYRPHVWAGEDIRIMDVTDRENPLAGVQDFWIFDKREVVLMHYQADGTQISREVHEGDVTPYLEYQRIALAESVPFEEYVKGLDV; the protein is encoded by the coding sequence GTGCTCTTGGAGGGTGAAGCGTGGCAGGCCAAATTCCGGGACTTCCGGAGCGAGGCATGGCGGCTTGAGACTCTGCCTGCCTACAAGGTCCCACAAGAAGAGGAAGAGATCCGGGCCTATCTGGCGGGTGAACGTATCGATCCCCACGCACACTCCAACGAGTACACCGAGGATCTGAAGCGGGTACGTCGCGAAGGAAAGAGCAAGGGGCGCGTACACATCGTTACCCGCCCGCTCTCCACGTATCTCCGCTACGAGTTCATGTACTACAGGCCGCACGTATGGGCCGGCGAAGACATCAGAATCATGGACGTGACCGACCGGGAAAATCCCCTGGCCGGCGTTCAGGACTTCTGGATTTTCGACAAAAGAGAAGTCGTCCTCATGCACTACCAGGCGGACGGCACACAGATCAGCCGTGAAGTGCACGAGGGCGACGTGACGCCATACCTCGAATATCAGCGTATCGCTTTGGCCGAGTCGGTGCCCTTTGAGGAGTACGTGAAGGGTCTTGACGTTTGA
- a CDS encoding SDR family oxidoreductase has protein sequence MHVFVTGGTGTIGSAVVAELLGNGHTVLALARSDGSAHTLESAGAKVLRGDLADLDALRSGAAQCDGVISLAFGRDYGSPDALAQAIAEESAALTALGQELIGSDRPIVTVSGTPWVPGRASTEADPLPTDGPVGGRGRSVNALLDLASRGVRSTAVRMPRTVHNEGQGGFAGLLTDQARRTGVAGYPGDGTQRWPAVHALDAAVLFRLALESAPAGTAWHAVADEGDAVRDIATVIGRRLGLPVEEVPQENFGPFGPIFAMDQPASSTHTREALGWHPTHPSLLQDLENIQP, from the coding sequence ATGCATGTCTTCGTCACCGGCGGTACCGGCACCATCGGCTCCGCCGTCGTCGCCGAACTGCTCGGCAACGGCCACACCGTTCTCGCGCTGGCTCGCTCGGACGGCTCCGCGCACACCCTTGAGAGCGCCGGCGCCAAGGTGCTGCGAGGAGACCTGGCCGACCTCGACGCCCTGCGGTCCGGCGCGGCGCAGTGCGACGGCGTGATCAGTCTGGCGTTCGGACGCGACTACGGCAGTCCGGACGCGCTCGCCCAGGCCATCGCCGAGGAGAGCGCCGCTCTCACCGCGCTGGGGCAGGAACTCATCGGAAGCGACCGCCCGATCGTCACGGTCTCCGGCACACCCTGGGTACCGGGACGCGCCTCCACCGAGGCCGATCCGCTGCCGACCGACGGACCGGTGGGCGGCCGGGGCCGTTCGGTCAACGCACTGCTGGACCTCGCCTCGCGCGGGGTGCGCAGCACGGCTGTCCGCATGCCGCGCACAGTCCACAACGAGGGCCAGGGCGGATTCGCCGGCCTGTTGACCGATCAGGCGCGCCGCACCGGGGTGGCCGGCTACCCGGGCGACGGCACCCAGCGCTGGCCGGCCGTGCACGCGCTCGACGCAGCGGTCCTGTTCCGTCTGGCCCTCGAGTCCGCACCGGCCGGGACGGCCTGGCACGCCGTCGCCGACGAGGGCGACGCGGTGCGGGACATCGCCACGGTCATCGGCCGACGACTGGGCCTGCCGGTCGAGGAGGTCCCGCAGGAGAACTTCGGCCCGTTCGGCCCGATCTTCGCCATGGACCAGCCGGCGTCCAGCACCCACACCCGCGAGGCCCTCGGGTGGCACCCGACCCACCCCAGCCTCCTCCAGGACCTGGAGAACATTCAGCCCTGA